In Nocardia sp. NBC_00403, one DNA window encodes the following:
- a CDS encoding stealth family protein yields the protein MVLRPTAGNLIVSTTLIDDLGYLRAELAAAEVPFLLVRDCGHRLVLAADAAHRAMLQRVIATAITSGFACKEVQHNVLRLGRDADPAHHVELELWQYHGDTVECPRPNALTRMVFDLADVEQTTVRLFERGWPTLVDMFAPQPTDVAFDIDIVFSWVDGSDPEFRARRAGMLAQVVVGEGDDADARIRQIDELKYALRSVDKNAPWIRRIFIATDSAVPDWLGAHPKVTVVRAVDHFSDTSGLPTFNSHAVECQLQHIEGLSEHFLYSNDDMFFARPVRPSMFFTPAGVSRFIEADTRIGPGRNNERRSGFENAARVNRELLAARFGHVITRHLEHTPVPLRRSVLLEMEDEFSGDFARTRTSRFRSATDISVTNSLYHYYALFSGRAVPQESARMRYVDTTSRTGLTLLDGLAAHRDVDFFCLNDGSFPEITEAERVRAVSEFLSGYFPDRAPWERVSAPPRHQISESAPGAA from the coding sequence ATGGTGCTCCGGCCGACGGCCGGGAATCTGATCGTATCGACGACGCTGATCGACGACCTGGGTTATCTGCGAGCGGAACTCGCGGCAGCAGAGGTGCCGTTCCTGCTCGTGCGCGACTGCGGACATCGGCTCGTGCTCGCCGCCGACGCGGCACACCGAGCGATGCTGCAGCGTGTGATCGCGACCGCGATCACCTCGGGTTTCGCCTGTAAGGAAGTGCAGCACAACGTATTACGGCTCGGCCGCGACGCGGACCCGGCACACCACGTCGAGCTGGAGTTGTGGCAGTACCACGGCGACACCGTCGAATGCCCGCGACCGAACGCCTTGACGCGCATGGTTTTCGACCTCGCCGATGTCGAGCAAACCACGGTGCGCCTGTTCGAACGCGGCTGGCCGACGCTGGTGGACATGTTCGCACCGCAGCCGACCGATGTCGCCTTCGATATCGACATCGTCTTCTCCTGGGTGGACGGCTCCGACCCGGAGTTCCGCGCCCGCCGCGCAGGCATGCTCGCGCAGGTCGTCGTCGGTGAAGGCGACGACGCCGACGCGCGCATCCGGCAGATCGACGAACTGAAATACGCACTGCGGTCGGTGGATAAGAACGCGCCGTGGATCCGGCGCATCTTCATCGCGACCGATTCCGCGGTGCCGGACTGGCTCGGCGCGCACCCGAAGGTGACTGTCGTGCGTGCGGTCGACCACTTCAGCGACACCAGTGGGCTGCCGACCTTCAATTCCCATGCGGTGGAATGCCAGTTGCAGCACATCGAGGGGCTCAGCGAGCACTTCTTGTACTCCAACGACGACATGTTCTTCGCCCGGCCGGTGCGCCCATCGATGTTCTTCACCCCGGCCGGGGTGAGCCGGTTCATCGAGGCCGACACCAGGATCGGCCCCGGCCGAAACAACGAGCGCCGCAGCGGTTTCGAGAATGCGGCGCGGGTGAACCGCGAGTTGCTCGCCGCGCGGTTCGGCCATGTCATCACTCGGCATCTCGAGCACACGCCGGTGCCGTTGCGCCGCAGCGTGCTCCTCGAAATGGAGGACGAATTCTCGGGGGATTTCGCGCGGACCCGGACGAGCCGATTCCGGTCTGCTACCGATATTTCGGTGACCAACTCGCTTTATCACTACTACGCGTTGTTCTCCGGACGCGCGGTGCCGCAAGAGTCCGCGCGGATGCGCTACGTCGACACCACGAGCCGGACCGGGCTCACACTGCTCGACGGACTCGCCGCGCATCGCGATGTCGACTTCTTCTGCCTCAACGACGGGAGCTTCCCCGAGATTACCGAAGCCGAACGGGTCCGCGCGGTCTCGGAATTCCTGTCCGGCTATTTCCCCGACCGGGCGCCGTGGGAGCGCGTCAGTGCACCGCCTCGTCATCAGATTTCGGAGTCTGCGCCTGGCGCCGCATAA
- a CDS encoding flavodoxin domain-containing protein: MRVVILFGSEMGTAETAADSIADVMAAAHDASVYDMFDFDVDDLDVRDFHVLVCSTYGDGDLPTGAEPLIDALDARSPDLSGLRFAVFGLGDSVYGDTFNRGGEIIAEKFRWCGATQVGEHARHDASSEVRLEDMARDWACALLDSAKAVLTSV; the protein is encoded by the coding sequence GTGCGCGTTGTCATTCTGTTCGGATCCGAGATGGGTACGGCGGAGACCGCCGCCGACAGCATCGCGGACGTCATGGCTGCCGCCCACGATGCCTCGGTGTACGACATGTTCGATTTCGATGTCGACGATCTCGACGTTCGGGATTTCCACGTCCTGGTGTGCTCCACCTACGGTGACGGCGATCTGCCGACCGGAGCGGAACCTCTCATCGACGCCCTCGATGCGCGCAGTCCCGATCTGAGCGGACTGCGCTTCGCCGTGTTCGGTCTCGGTGATTCCGTCTACGGTGACACGTTCAACCGCGGCGGCGAGATCATCGCGGAGAAGTTCCGTTGGTGCGGCGCGACCCAAGTGGGTGAGCATGCGCGCCACGACGCGTCGTCCGAAGTTCGCCTCGAGGACATGGCACGCGACTGGGCTTGCGCACTCCTCGACTCAGCCAAGGCTGTCCTGACCTCGGTCTAA
- a CDS encoding C40 family peptidase, translating into MKISVHRKRSHAAAGWTVATAAAGIGCLVLTAAPAAAQPVPIPGSGAIEVPNGISIPMDALGGELPGRTEVPGFEFAPLTVIPGAEPQSVIDAAGLESLTSPSALGVDDPRVIRAVGLRVIPGVGPSVIPGVGLPFLSDLPAAVQPLIAGVPGVEFPFLTDVPGSRPPALPRVATPRTIDELAVDLARSELESQHAGGAGPDAFDCSGLAQWFYDRAGTAVHRTSYEQLGSGTPISVDELEPGDPLSCYAGGHAGLYTGEATVIHDWTYGSGVEISPMTSMPQADARRF; encoded by the coding sequence ATGAAGATTTCTGTTCATCGAAAACGTTCGCACGCGGCAGCCGGCTGGACTGTTGCCACAGCCGCCGCGGGTATCGGCTGTCTGGTGTTGACCGCCGCACCCGCGGCGGCTCAACCGGTTCCGATTCCCGGCTCTGGCGCCATCGAAGTCCCGAACGGCATCTCGATTCCGATGGATGCGCTCGGCGGCGAGTTGCCGGGCCGCACCGAGGTTCCGGGCTTCGAATTCGCGCCGCTCACCGTTATTCCGGGGGCCGAGCCGCAGAGTGTCATCGACGCTGCCGGACTCGAGTCGCTCACTTCCCCAAGTGCACTCGGTGTCGACGATCCCCGGGTGATTCGTGCAGTCGGGCTCCGTGTGATTCCTGGAGTCGGGCCCAGCGTGATTCCTGGAGTCGGACTCCCGTTCCTCTCCGACCTTCCCGCCGCGGTGCAGCCCCTGATCGCTGGTGTGCCGGGCGTCGAATTCCCGTTCCTGACAGATGTTCCCGGCAGCAGGCCTCCTGCGCTCCCTCGGGTCGCGACGCCGCGAACCATCGATGAGCTCGCCGTCGACCTCGCGCGCTCCGAGCTCGAGTCGCAGCACGCCGGCGGCGCGGGCCCGGATGCCTTCGACTGCTCGGGGTTGGCGCAGTGGTTCTATGACCGAGCGGGCACAGCGGTGCATCGCACCAGCTACGAACAACTCGGTTCGGGCACCCCGATATCGGTCGATGAACTGGAACCAGGCGACCCGTTGTCGTGCTACGCCGGCGGCCACGCCGGTCTGTACACGGGCGAAGCGACCGTCATCCACGACTGGACGTACGGCAGCGGTGTCGAGATCTCCCCGATGACCTCGATGCCCCAGGCCGACGCACGTCGCTTCTGA
- a CDS encoding phosphodiesterase, protein MSRVAEHPRPNHVLFHFSDTHLIAGDGELYGAVDAEQRLRQLLDQAAASHIRPTALVFTGDLTDQGEPAAYDKLRALVEPFARRLHAPIVWVTGNHDDRGALRRRLLGERESTAPLDRVHMVDGLRIVALDTSVPGHHYGEITDDQLAWLRSVLAEPAPFGTILAMHHPPVPCVIDLAVTVELRDQRRLADVLDGSDVRAILAGHLHFSTSATFAGIPVSVASATCYSQDLGVAEGGLRGRDGAQSFNYVHVYPDTVVHSVVPIDRGPTVGTPSTPEEAARTLADEGIVIPPATRIPRVMRRQAQTPKSDDEAVH, encoded by the coding sequence ATGAGCAGAGTCGCGGAGCACCCGCGGCCGAATCACGTGTTGTTCCATTTCAGCGATACCCATCTGATCGCAGGCGACGGCGAACTGTACGGTGCCGTCGACGCTGAGCAGCGGTTACGCCAGCTGCTCGACCAGGCCGCTGCCAGTCATATCCGGCCGACCGCGCTGGTGTTCACCGGTGATCTCACCGACCAGGGTGAGCCCGCCGCCTACGACAAATTGCGCGCGCTGGTCGAGCCGTTCGCGCGACGATTGCACGCGCCCATCGTCTGGGTGACCGGCAATCACGACGATCGGGGAGCGCTGCGCCGGCGATTGCTCGGGGAGCGGGAGTCCACTGCGCCGCTCGACCGAGTGCACATGGTCGACGGTTTGCGCATCGTCGCCCTCGACACGTCGGTGCCCGGCCACCACTACGGCGAGATCACCGACGACCAACTGGCCTGGTTGCGGTCGGTGCTCGCCGAGCCGGCCCCGTTCGGCACGATTCTGGCGATGCATCATCCACCGGTGCCATGCGTCATCGACCTGGCCGTCACCGTGGAGCTGCGTGATCAGCGCAGGCTCGCCGATGTGCTCGACGGCAGCGATGTGCGCGCCATTCTGGCCGGGCATTTGCATTTTTCGACGAGCGCGACATTCGCGGGCATCCCGGTATCGGTGGCGTCGGCGACCTGCTATAGCCAGGATCTCGGGGTCGCGGAGGGCGGGTTGCGTGGTCGCGACGGGGCGCAGTCGTTCAACTATGTCCACGTCTACCCCGACACGGTGGTCCATTCGGTGGTCCCCATCGATCGAGGACCTACCGTCGGGACCCCGTCGACGCCCGAGGAAGCCGCGCGCACGCTGGCGGACGAGGGCATCGTGATCCCGCCCGCGACCCGCATTCCAAGGGTTATGCGGCGCCAGGCGCAGACTCCGAAATCTGATGACGAGGCGGTGCACTGA